The proteins below are encoded in one region of Triticum aestivum cultivar Chinese Spring chromosome 1B, IWGSC CS RefSeq v2.1, whole genome shotgun sequence:
- the LOC123117455 gene encoding uncharacterized protein, which yields MLFGTIVGSLADKQGRKRACITYILSCITKHSPQYRILMIGRVLGGIATSLLFSAFESWLVAEHNKGELTDVHETQAKMSVLAEAPGMQGDRAQSMLRLCCWGSFGRDLDKEKESRAKSSVLVLGLMIRTCCLNAEHAHCSAFYQYRRPQMGWIEQPRLRVWLTVRPAPNPAGIS from the exons ATGCTCTTCGGCACCATCGTCGGGTCGCTCGCCGACAAGCA GGGAAGGAAGAGGGCGTGCATCACCTACATCCTCAGCTGCATCACGAAGCACTCGCCGCAGTACAGGATTCTGATGATAGGCCGTGTGCTTGGAGGCATTGCAACATCGCTGCTCTTCTCGGCATTCGAGTCGTGGCTCGTGGCGGAGCACAACAAG GGAGAGTTGACTGATGTACATGAGACCCAGGCGAAAATGAGTGTGCTAGCGGAGGCTCCAGGGATGCAGGGTGATAGGGCCCAGTCTATGCTCCGGTTGTGTTGTTGG GGAAGCTTCGGACGGGATttagataaggaaaaggagtcccGTGCGAAATCGAGCGTCCTGGTGTTGGGACTGATGATCCGCACTTGTTGTCTAAATGCAGAACATGCGCATTGCAGTG CTTTCTATCAGTACCGACGACCACAAATGGGATGGATCGAGCAACCAAGACTCAGAGTGTGGTTGACAGTGCGGCCTGCTCCCAACCCTGCAG GTATATCCTAA